The Leptospira montravelensis nucleotide sequence TTTATCCTTATTTTCTTATAAAAACGGAGTGTTTACCACTGCTGGACAACATGAAACCATTATGGTATATCGTCATGCGTCCAAAAAAACAGAAATCATTGATACTGTCGACAATGGTATGTTAGTTGGATTAACCGAATCAATCGACGAATTCATTCATGAAAAACCAATTCCACTCCAAGCGAAAGATATCATTCTTTTGTATACAGATGGGGCTACAGAGGCTGAAAACTCAAAAAGAGAACAATTTGGTTCACATAGATTGGTTGAATCATTGGAAAGACATGCAGAACTTGGATCCACTGATGCAATCTTAGATGCAATTTTTAAAGATATTTATGTTTTTATCGATGGTATGGAAGTGTATGACGATATCACAGTCATGATCATGAGGAAAAGAGGATAAACGTTTATTATGGAAAATGAATCCATTTTGGAGGAAGAGCGAGCCAAATATGCAGAATTGGAAGTCCTTTACCAAAACATCATTGATCATTCAACCGAGATCGAAAACGAACTATTAGAAAATAATAAGAAGATCCAGATGTATTTGGATCGTATGCGTCGTTACTTATCACCACAACTCTATGAAATGATTACTGGTTCCGAAGTGGAAACCTCCATTTCTCACCAAAGACGGAAACTCACTATTTTCTTTTCAGACATTGTAGGATTCACTACCATCACAGATTCGATCGAACCTGAAATTCTCTCGGACTGTTTGAATAAATATCTAGATGTCATGTCTAGTATTGCCATAAAATACGGTGGAACCATCGACAAATTTATCGGCGACGCCATTATGATTTTTTTTGGCGCTCCGTCATTTGATAACGACAAAGTCCATGCATTAAACTGCGTAAAAATGGCAATTGAAATGAGGGATAGTTTACCAGCATTAGCTGAATATTGGAGACAATCAGGAATTAATCATAACCTAACTTGTCGTATTGGAATTAATACAGGCTATGTGACAGTTGGAAATTTTGGAACCAATGAAAGGATGGACTACACCATCATTGGTGGACCAGTCAATGTAGCTTCCCGGTTAGAAAATGCCTCTGATGCTGGGGAAATCCTTATCTCTAACGCCACAAAATCACTCATAGACGAGTACATAGACACAAAACCTAAGGGTGAAATCGTAGTGAAAGGAGTTCATACACCGATTGAAACCTTTCAAGTGATCGGTTTAAAAAACGAACAAGAAAAAAAAGAAAACCCATTTCTAAAATTCGATACAGACGGATTCCTGCTCAAACCATTACATTTTGATAAACTGAGCACAAACCCCGAAGAACGCAGATTAATGCAATATGCATTAGAAAAAGCGCTTGCGGCTTTGAAA carries:
- a CDS encoding adenylate/guanylate cyclase domain-containing protein — translated: MENESILEEERAKYAELEVLYQNIIDHSTEIENELLENNKKIQMYLDRMRRYLSPQLYEMITGSEVETSISHQRRKLTIFFSDIVGFTTITDSIEPEILSDCLNKYLDVMSSIAIKYGGTIDKFIGDAIMIFFGAPSFDNDKVHALNCVKMAIEMRDSLPALAEYWRQSGINHNLTCRIGINTGYVTVGNFGTNERMDYTIIGGPVNVASRLENASDAGEILISNATKSLIDEYIDTKPKGEIVVKGVHTPIETFQVIGLKNEQEKKENPFLKFDTDGFLLKPLHFDKLSTNPEERRLMQYALEKALAALK